A window from bacterium encodes these proteins:
- a CDS encoding cysteine dioxygenase family protein produces MQTPTKLNWEQFLAEAARHTPETFGLSELKALVDRLEITPALFEGKLQFCPEAYARNLLFKNELFEAICLCWQDDQRTSVHNHGRSFGVVVVFEGVMREEIFRRVEGDRLTLVHTRDITPESGLAAAPIGMIHRLGNAGGAGSHLVSLHFYAGPLDEMDVFDLETGTAYRKPMRYLSDGDLPPTS; encoded by the coding sequence ATGCAGACCCCCACCAAGTTGAACTGGGAGCAATTTCTCGCCGAGGCGGCGCGCCACACCCCCGAGACTTTCGGCCTCAGCGAGCTCAAGGCCCTGGTGGATCGGCTCGAGATCACCCCTGCGCTGTTCGAGGGCAAGCTGCAATTCTGCCCCGAGGCCTACGCCCGCAACCTCCTCTTCAAGAACGAGCTCTTCGAGGCCATCTGCCTCTGCTGGCAGGACGACCAGCGGACCAGTGTTCACAACCACGGCCGCTCCTTCGGGGTGGTCGTCGTCTTCGAGGGCGTCATGCGCGAGGAGATTTTCCGCCGGGTCGAGGGCGATCGCCTCACCCTGGTCCATACCCGCGACATCACCCCCGAGAGCGGCTTGGCCGCCGCCCCCATCGGCATGATCCACCGCCTCGGCAACGCCGGCGGGGCGGGATCACACCTCGTCTCGCTCCACTTCTACGCGGGCCCGCTCGACGAAATGGACGTCTTCGACCTGGAGACCGGCACGGCCTACCGCAAGCCCATGCGCTACCTGAGCGACGGGGACCTGCCTCCGACGAGCTAA
- a CDS encoding VOC family protein, with translation MIKETPMVKSIQSVLIFVSDMDRSVTFYRDVLGLSVLSSNPAITEFEMGGITFGLQYMPAGARNNGMAVTIDFAVDDIQAMIDKLEAKGVAFVAKELDQPFNKLAKFQDPDGNLLGFIEQTA, from the coding sequence ATGATCAAGGAGACCCCCATGGTGAAGAGCATCCAGAGCGTTCTTATCTTCGTCAGCGACATGGATCGCTCGGTCACGTTCTACCGCGACGTGCTCGGCCTCAGCGTCCTCTCATCCAACCCGGCCATCACCGAGTTCGAGATGGGGGGGATCACCTTCGGCCTGCAGTACATGCCCGCCGGGGCCCGCAATAACGGCATGGCCGTCACCATCGACTTCGCGGTGGACGACATCCAGGCGATGATCGACAAGCTCGAGGCCAAGGGCGTCGCGTTCGTCGCCAAGGAGCTGGACCAGCCGTTCAACAAGCTCGCCAAGTTCCAGGATCCGGACGGCAACCTGCTCGGCTTCATCGAGCAGACGGCCTAA
- a CDS encoding enoyl-CoA hydratase/isomerase family protein: MYQTIAYEVRDGRIAWIALDRPDVLNAMTDQMKRELLDAFKRADKDPAVRAIVLTGRGRGFCSGQDLADASKSEVSLGDNLRTLYNPLILQMRQMAKPIVCAVNGVAAGAGMSLALACDLRLCADNAAFIEVFVRIGLVPDAGSTWLLPRLVGLAKAFELAALGDKVDAAEALRLGLVNRVVPADQLEAEAQALASRLAEAPTKAIGLMKRAFERAFDHDLADQLEYEAHLQEVAGRTRDFEEGVGAFLAKRPPAFTGQ, encoded by the coding sequence ATGTACCAGACCATCGCCTACGAGGTCCGCGACGGGCGCATCGCCTGGATCGCGCTCGATCGGCCCGACGTGCTCAACGCCATGACCGACCAGATGAAGCGTGAGCTGCTCGACGCCTTCAAGCGCGCCGACAAGGACCCTGCCGTGCGCGCGATCGTTCTCACCGGCCGCGGCCGTGGCTTCTGCTCGGGCCAGGACCTGGCGGATGCGAGCAAGTCCGAGGTGAGCCTCGGCGACAACCTGCGCACCCTCTACAACCCGCTCATCCTCCAGATGCGCCAGATGGCCAAGCCCATCGTGTGCGCCGTCAACGGGGTGGCGGCAGGGGCCGGCATGAGCCTCGCGCTCGCCTGCGACCTGCGGCTCTGCGCTGACAACGCCGCGTTCATCGAGGTCTTCGTGCGCATCGGCCTGGTGCCGGACGCGGGCAGCACCTGGCTCTTGCCCCGCCTGGTCGGCCTCGCCAAGGCCTTCGAGCTCGCAGCGCTCGGCGACAAGGTCGACGCTGCCGAGGCCCTGCGCCTCGGGCTCGTCAACCGGGTGGTTCCGGCCGACCAGCTCGAAGCCGAAGCCCAAGCACTCGCTTCGCGCCTGGCTGAGGCGCCCACCAAGGCCATCGGCCTGATGAAACGCGCCTTCGAGCGCGCCTTCGACCACGATCTGGCCGACCAGCTCGAATACGAGGCCCACCTCCAAGAGGTCGCCGGCCGCACCCGTGATTTCGAGGAGGGCGTCGGCGCTTTCCTCGCCAAGCGTCCCCCCGCGTTCACCGGCCAATAA
- a CDS encoding enoyl-CoA hydratase/isomerase family protein — protein sequence MIEAKTYENILVTREGRVGIVTLHRPKALNALSPELLGEVLEALEAFDRDDAIGAMVLAGSDRAFAAGADIKVMAEATMVEMSQHEFLKVWDRIAHMTKPLIAAVSGFALGGGAELMMMCDMVIASETTKIGLPEVGLGVIPGAGGTQRLTRAVGKVLAMEMVLTGRQLNAQEAQALGLVNRVVPVELFLDEAKKLAADIAGRAPVAVRVGKESVNKAFETFLSQGLDHERKNFCMLFGTEDQKEGMRAFVEKRPATWKGL from the coding sequence ATGATCGAAGCAAAGACCTACGAGAACATCCTGGTGACGCGCGAAGGCCGGGTGGGGATCGTCACCCTCCACCGCCCCAAGGCCCTCAACGCCCTCTCGCCCGAGCTGCTGGGCGAAGTGCTCGAAGCCCTCGAAGCCTTCGACCGGGACGACGCCATCGGGGCCATGGTGCTCGCGGGCAGCGATCGCGCCTTCGCCGCGGGCGCGGACATCAAGGTCATGGCCGAGGCCACCATGGTCGAGATGAGCCAGCACGAATTCCTCAAGGTCTGGGACCGCATCGCCCACATGACCAAGCCCCTCATCGCGGCCGTCAGCGGCTTCGCCCTGGGCGGCGGCGCCGAGCTCATGATGATGTGCGACATGGTCATCGCCTCGGAGACCACCAAGATCGGCTTGCCCGAAGTCGGCCTGGGCGTCATCCCCGGCGCCGGCGGCACCCAGCGCCTGACCCGCGCGGTCGGCAAGGTCCTCGCCATGGAGATGGTCCTCACGGGCCGCCAGCTCAACGCCCAGGAAGCCCAGGCCCTCGGCCTCGTCAACCGGGTGGTGCCCGTCGAGCTCTTCCTCGACGAGGCCAAGAAGCTCGCCGCCGACATCGCGGGCCGCGCCCCCGTGGCCGTCCGGGTGGGCAAGGAGAGCGTCAACAAGGCCTTCGAGACCTTCCTGTCGCAGGGCCTCGACCACGAGCGCAAGAACTTCTGCATGCTCTTCGGCACCGAGGACCAGAAGGAGGGCATGCGCGCCTTCGTCGAGAAGCGTCCCGCCACCTGGAAGGGCCTGTAG
- a CDS encoding SIS domain-containing protein yields the protein MHGEHTIREIFGQPDLWPRVGEHLVSTLSASALGGVREVVFTGCGSSYHLAEAGAKLLAGWAGVRTRFAPASELILFPDTLLSDDAQVALVALSRTGTTSEVLQAIGTFRGRAGASAPVVGITCAPESPLVEACDFPIVIPSREESVVMTQAFTGTLLALAGWALSLRPDPLRAAALREAVRQAEAPLRQSEALKALAAWPVRNFVFLGGGLLHAIASEGALKLQEMALEPSAIAFHALEYRHGPKSTAGPDTLVTLLCSEGGSAYEAALLDELKGLGARTLAIASADQAAIASRADAHFLVEASSDATRALLYTPFLQLLAYHRAVRNGTDPDAPRHLSRSVIL from the coding sequence ATGCACGGCGAGCATACCATCCGCGAGATTTTCGGGCAGCCCGACCTCTGGCCTCGGGTCGGCGAGCACCTCGTGTCCACGTTGAGCGCTTCGGCCCTCGGCGGCGTCCGCGAGGTCGTCTTCACCGGCTGCGGCAGCTCGTACCACCTGGCCGAGGCGGGGGCCAAGCTCCTCGCCGGCTGGGCGGGCGTGCGCACGCGTTTCGCGCCGGCCTCCGAGCTGATCCTCTTCCCCGATACCCTGCTTTCGGACGATGCGCAGGTGGCGCTGGTCGCCCTCTCGCGCACCGGCACCACCTCCGAGGTGCTCCAGGCGATTGGGACTTTCCGCGGACGCGCGGGCGCATCTGCGCCGGTCGTCGGCATCACCTGCGCGCCCGAGAGCCCCCTGGTCGAAGCCTGCGACTTTCCTATCGTCATTCCCTCGCGCGAAGAGAGCGTGGTCATGACCCAGGCCTTCACGGGCACCCTGCTCGCCCTGGCGGGCTGGGCCCTGAGCCTGCGGCCCGACCCGCTGCGGGCGGCCGCCCTGCGCGAGGCCGTGCGCCAGGCCGAGGCGCCCCTGCGCCAGAGTGAGGCCCTCAAGGCGCTTGCGGCCTGGCCGGTGCGGAACTTCGTCTTCTTGGGCGGGGGCCTGCTGCATGCGATCGCCTCCGAAGGGGCGCTCAAGCTGCAAGAGATGGCCCTGGAGCCCTCGGCGATCGCCTTCCACGCCCTGGAGTACCGTCACGGCCCCAAGTCCACCGCGGGGCCCGATACCCTCGTGACCCTGCTCTGTTCGGAAGGTGGCAGCGCTTACGAAGCCGCCCTCCTGGACGAGCTCAAGGGGCTCGGGGCACGGACCCTTGCGATCGCAAGCGCCGACCAGGCGGCGATCGCGTCGCGGGCGGATGCCCACTTCCTCGTCGAGGCGTCGAGCGACGCGACCCGCGCGCTGCTCTACACGCCTTTCCTCCAGCTTCTGGCTTACCACCGGGCGGTGCGCAACGGGACCGATCCCGACGCGCCGCGTCACCTCAGTCGATCCGTCATACTCTGA
- a CDS encoding class II fructose-bisphosphate aldolase, with protein MPLVNATPILQAALRGRYAIGAFNAHNMEFVQGIIRAAEDLSAPVILQVSARAIHYAGLRSMASMVRAAAQEARVPVAMHLDHGDFDLNLKSLVAGFTSLMFDGSALPFAVNVEETRRIVEAAHVMGIPVEGELGHSGGKPNDVVGNASDYTDPDAAERFVTLTGVDSLAVTVGAIPKLLEKRPQLDIERISAIRHATGVPLVLHHSSSIPDDEVREAVAQGICKISVASELNRAFTDALRQAAAKDPDQIDPRPMLGAGRAAISEVVRGKIRLFGSAGKADEVAAGALSAR; from the coding sequence ATGCCGCTCGTCAACGCCACACCGATCCTTCAGGCCGCGCTCCGGGGCCGTTACGCCATCGGAGCCTTCAACGCCCACAACATGGAATTCGTCCAGGGCATCATCCGGGCCGCCGAGGACCTCTCGGCCCCGGTGATCCTTCAGGTCTCGGCCCGCGCCATCCACTACGCCGGCCTGCGCTCCATGGCCTCCATGGTCCGTGCCGCCGCCCAGGAGGCCCGCGTGCCGGTGGCCATGCACCTGGACCACGGGGACTTCGACCTCAACCTCAAGAGCCTGGTCGCGGGCTTCACCTCGCTGATGTTCGACGGTTCGGCCCTCCCCTTCGCCGTCAACGTCGAGGAGACGCGCCGCATCGTTGAGGCCGCGCACGTCATGGGGATCCCCGTCGAGGGTGAGCTCGGCCACTCGGGCGGCAAGCCCAACGACGTGGTGGGCAACGCCTCGGACTACACCGATCCGGACGCCGCCGAGCGCTTCGTCACCCTCACCGGGGTGGACAGCCTGGCCGTCACCGTGGGCGCCATCCCCAAGCTGCTCGAGAAGCGCCCCCAGCTCGACATCGAGCGGATCAGCGCCATCCGCCACGCCACGGGCGTTCCGCTGGTCCTGCACCACTCGTCGAGCATCCCCGACGACGAGGTCCGCGAGGCCGTCGCCCAGGGCATCTGCAAGATCTCGGTGGCCTCCGAGCTGAACCGCGCCTTCACCGACGCTCTGCGCCAGGCGGCCGCCAAGGACCCCGACCAGATCGACCCGCGCCCCATGCTCGGTGCCGGCCGTGCGGCCATCAGCGAGGTGGTCCGCGGCAAGATTCGCCTCTTCGGTTCGGCCGGCAAGGCCGACGAGGTTGCCGCGGGCGCTCTCTCGGCGCGCTGA